In Geminocystis sp. NIES-3708, a single window of DNA contains:
- a CDS encoding DUF3862 domain-containing protein, giving the protein MGLGVIGSLIPDTNTTKPQTGITIPSVGEQFVTFEKYQKIENGMTYDQVKQIIGHEGEELSQNEIAGIKTIMYQWVNKNGSNMNAMFQNDDVVQKSQFRLK; this is encoded by the coding sequence GTGGGATTAGGTGTGATAGGCTCTCTTATCCCAGATACTAATACAACTAAACCTCAAACTGGTATAACTATTCCTAGTGTGGGTGAACAGTTTGTAACTTTTGAAAAATATCAAAAAATTGAAAATGGAATGACTTATGATCAAGTTAAACAAATTATTGGTCATGAAGGAGAAGAATTATCACAAAATGAGATTGCAGGGATTAAAACTATTATGTATCAATGGGTTAATAAAAATGGCTCTAATATGAATGCCATGTTTCAAAATGATGATGTTGTGCAGAAATCTCAATTTAGACTGAAATAG
- a CDS encoding iron uptake porin, whose amino-acid sequence MKTKLLIGSALLAAIAFPNIAAASPIEEVLEQIDSYQTTKNQAQVTSVSQLRDVSPTDWAFEALRSLVERYGCIVGYPDRTFRGNRALSRYEFAAGLNACMQQMERLIAASEAVTREDIEKLKRLMAEFETELATLGARVDNLEGRVAFLEDHQFSTTTKLSGEVVFGLGSIFSGQKNGGTDTIEQVPVLGNRTRIELSTSFTGKDLLYTRLATGNFPDFAETANTQQASLAFAQPDDNDVAVEVLNYNFPLNDNITVWLEGAGGAFDDFTNTLSILDGDGGSGALSSFGTRNLVYYQGEGTGLALEGKMGSFGWSLGYLATDANNPEEGNGLFNGAYGTIAQIGYYPNDKFGIAFAYGQGYNSFGIGENNRRFAEIVADSPISTSHNIYSLTMSWQLANKFVLGGWGGYANVRNLNSFDDNNATLSRGSYDVWYWAATLGFPDLFKEGNLGGVIVGMQPWQTNFSVKNNGMGLREDDNSFHIEAFYEYAVTDNIKITPGVIVVTNPANDSRNDALVIGALRTTFTF is encoded by the coding sequence ATGAAAACTAAATTATTAATTGGTAGTGCATTATTAGCTGCGATCGCATTTCCAAATATTGCTGCAGCATCACCAATAGAAGAAGTTTTAGAGCAAATCGACAGTTATCAGACAACAAAAAATCAAGCACAAGTAACATCAGTATCACAATTAAGAGACGTTTCTCCTACCGATTGGGCATTTGAAGCCTTAAGAAGTTTAGTCGAGCGTTATGGTTGTATTGTGGGGTATCCGGATCGTACCTTTAGAGGAAATCGTGCCTTAAGTCGCTATGAATTTGCCGCTGGTTTAAATGCCTGTATGCAACAAATGGAAAGATTAATCGCCGCTAGTGAAGCAGTTACCAGAGAAGACATCGAGAAACTAAAACGTTTAATGGCAGAATTTGAAACCGAATTAGCTACCTTGGGAGCAAGAGTTGATAACCTAGAAGGTAGAGTTGCATTTTTAGAAGATCATCAATTTTCGACAACTACGAAGTTAAGCGGTGAGGTGGTTTTCGGATTAGGTAGTATTTTTAGTGGACAAAAAAACGGCGGAACAGATACCATTGAACAAGTACCAGTTTTAGGAAATCGTACCAGAATAGAATTAAGTACCAGTTTTACAGGCAAAGATTTACTTTACACTCGTCTTGCCACTGGTAATTTTCCAGATTTTGCGGAGACTGCCAATACTCAACAGGCTAGTTTAGCTTTTGCCCAACCTGATGATAATGATGTAGCGGTAGAAGTTTTAAACTATAATTTTCCTCTTAACGATAATATTACTGTTTGGTTAGAAGGGGCGGGGGGGGCATTTGATGATTTTACCAATACCTTAAGTATTTTAGATGGTGATGGTGGTAGCGGTGCGTTATCTAGTTTTGGCACAAGAAACTTAGTCTATTATCAAGGAGAAGGTACTGGTTTAGCATTAGAAGGAAAAATGGGTAGTTTTGGCTGGAGTTTAGGTTATTTAGCCACTGATGCGAATAATCCTGAAGAGGGAAATGGTTTATTTAACGGTGCTTATGGTACTATCGCTCAAATCGGTTATTATCCTAATGATAAGTTTGGTATCGCCTTTGCCTATGGACAAGGATATAATAGCTTTGGTATCGGTGAAAATAATCGTAGATTTGCCGAAATAGTCGCAGATAGTCCTATTAGTACATCCCATAACATCTATTCTTTAACTATGTCATGGCAATTAGCTAACAAATTTGTATTAGGTGGATGGGGAGGATATGCCAACGTCAGAAATCTTAATTCTTTTGATGACAATAATGCTACTTTATCTCGTGGTAGTTATGATGTCTGGTATTGGGCGGCAACTCTTGGCTTTCCTGACTTATTCAAAGAGGGTAATTTAGGGGGTGTTATCGTGGGTATGCAACCATGGCAAACGAATTTTTCTGTTAAAAATAACGGTATGGGATTACGTGAAGATGATAATTCTTTTCACATCGAAGCATTTTATGAATATGCCGTCACCGACAATATTAAAATTACTCCGGGTGTAATTGTTGTGACTAATCCAGCTAATGATAGTCGTAATGATGCTTTGGTTATTGGGGCATTGCGCACTACCTTTACCTTTTAA
- a CDS encoding pentapeptide repeat-containing protein, whose protein sequence is MDVQELLERYHRGETNFEKVDLHGQILGNINLSRINLKEADLSDVNLVDCSLSEANFKETNLTNAIIRGDLTAVNLIQANLHKANLAKSNLSDSSLRNANLSDSDFSYAILNCSLLHDTNLKKANLSHATMINCLLSRANLTEANLQGANLQGANLTNAIMMNTNLEGANLSLTQMNGVNGVGIYAAHANFSHANLSGGNFVKGDFNNANFYDSMMTWGSFKMTNFSHANLSEAKLLWSNFTRANLQKANLVNTNISQTNFDLANLEDIIMTIDN, encoded by the coding sequence ATGGATGTTCAAGAATTATTAGAAAGATACCATAGAGGAGAAACTAACTTTGAGAAAGTTGATCTTCACGGTCAAATATTAGGTAATATTAATCTGAGTCGTATTAACCTCAAAGAAGCAGATTTAAGTGATGTTAATTTAGTAGATTGTTCATTATCAGAAGCTAATTTTAAAGAAACAAATCTTACTAATGCTATTATTCGAGGAGATTTAACAGCAGTTAATTTAATACAAGCGAATCTTCATAAAGCAAATTTAGCTAAATCCAATTTATCGGATTCTAGTTTGCGTAATGCTAATCTGAGTGACAGTGATTTTAGTTATGCCATTTTAAATTGTAGCTTGTTACACGACACTAATTTAAAAAAAGCAAATCTTAGTCATGCTACCATGATAAACTGTCTCCTGAGTCGTGCTAATTTAACTGAGGCTAATCTACAAGGTGCTAATTTACAAGGGGCAAACTTGACAAATGCCATTATGATGAATACCAACCTAGAAGGGGCAAATTTATCCTTAACTCAGATGAATGGTGTTAATGGAGTTGGTATTTATGCTGCCCATGCTAACTTTAGTCATGCCAACTTAAGTGGAGGTAATTTTGTTAAAGGAGATTTTAATAATGCTAATTTTTATGACAGTATGATGACATGGGGTAGTTTTAAGATGACTAACTTTTCTCATGCTAATTTATCAGAAGCTAAACTCCTATGGTCAAATTTTACCAGAGCGAATCTTCAAAAAGCAAATTTAGTTAATACGAATATTAGTCAAACTAATTTTGATCTGGCCAATTTAGAAGATATTATTATGACCATTGATAATTAA
- a CDS encoding lipid-A-disaccharide synthase-related protein, whose amino-acid sequence MNLLIISNGHGEDLIAIKIINQLRQINPQISITCLPMVGEGYAYVRENISFIAPVKKMPSGGFIYMDNKQLWRDINNGLISLTLTQFKAVKLWAKNDGYILAVGDILPLLCAWLSGAKYSFIGTAKSEYYLRNEDAWLENISKIDRYFGSIYYPWERWLMKNNRCFGVFPRDSITAQSLQEDNICAYDLGNPMMDDLTISSLPSDNEDSLKILLLPGSRLPEALDNWQLILQAVESIIDSKYHDLTFVAAITPSLSLSKFTELLSPRQWQENPLKSVNTPINDSQIMVFTKKGVKLILSQNAYDQCLNYCDMSIAMAGTATEQFVGLGKPVIAFPGNGPQYNQKFAENQARLLGISLQLVNHPQEAGKKIQDLLSTPDLLHSIATNGKKRLGETGAAKRIAEFIIKKIDLLTENR is encoded by the coding sequence ATGAATTTATTAATTATAAGTAATGGCCACGGTGAAGATTTAATTGCTATAAAGATTATAAACCAGTTACGACAAATTAATCCGCAAATTTCTATTACTTGTTTACCAATGGTAGGGGAAGGATATGCTTATGTTAGAGAAAATATATCTTTTATTGCCCCTGTAAAGAAAATGCCTTCTGGTGGTTTTATTTATATGGATAATAAGCAATTGTGGCGAGATATAAATAACGGTTTAATTAGTTTAACTTTGACTCAATTTAAAGCGGTAAAATTATGGGCAAAAAATGATGGTTATATTTTAGCAGTAGGAGATATTTTACCTCTTTTATGTGCATGGTTAAGTGGTGCAAAATATAGTTTTATTGGTACAGCGAAGTCAGAATATTATTTAAGAAATGAAGATGCTTGGTTAGAGAATATCTCGAAAATTGATCGTTATTTTGGTTCAATATATTATCCTTGGGAAAGATGGTTGATGAAAAATAACCGTTGTTTTGGAGTTTTTCCCAGAGATTCAATTACGGCTCAAAGTTTACAAGAGGATAATATCTGTGCCTATGATTTAGGTAATCCGATGATGGATGATTTAACAATTTCTTCATTGCCTTCAGATAATGAAGATTCTTTGAAAATTTTACTCTTACCTGGTTCAAGATTACCAGAAGCTCTCGATAATTGGCAATTAATACTTCAAGCTGTGGAATCTATTATTGATAGTAAATATCATGATTTAACTTTTGTTGCTGCCATTACACCATCATTAAGTTTAAGTAAATTTACTGAATTACTAAGTCCTAGACAATGGCAGGAAAATCCATTAAAATCCGTGAATACACCTATTAACGATTCCCAAATAATGGTATTTACTAAGAAAGGGGTAAAATTAATTTTAAGTCAAAATGCCTATGATCAATGTTTAAATTATTGTGATATGTCTATAGCTATGGCTGGTACAGCAACAGAGCAATTTGTGGGATTAGGAAAACCTGTTATCGCTTTTCCGGGTAATGGTCCTCAATATAATCAGAAATTCGCCGAAAATCAAGCTCGTTTATTAGGAATTTCTCTACAATTAGTCAATCATCCTCAAGAAGCAGGAAAAAAAATACAAGATTTATTGTCAACTCCTGATTTATTGCATTCTATTGCCACTAACGGAAAAAAAAGATTAGGAGAAACAGGTGCTGCTAAAAGAATCGCCGAATTTATCATCAAAAAAATAGATTTGTTAACCGAAAATCGCTAA
- a CDS encoding metallophosphoesterase: MFNLINRKRQKLLILTITTLIIFIIIEYLGQNLSNQQVLANKKFSPEIQEVIHQYKPTQPRRGDVRLLVISDLNSAYGSTEYEKEVHLALKMIPFWQPDLILCSGDMIAGQKSTLTPQQIRSMWKAFDSQIAQPIRKLNIPFGFTIGNHDASGAINNYKFTFQQERDLAMEYWQNSTHNTKVKLLDNSLFPFYYTFEQQGIFFLAWDGSTSNIPNDKLRWIEKNLSSKKAQDAKMRVIIGHLPLYAVAEGRNRVGEVLSNAENLRALLEKYNVHTYISGHQHAYYPAYKGNLQLLHTGALGSGPRKLLNTAIAPRKTITIIDINFDDKNLTTYSTYNMENFQLIKYEELPKFIEGHNGIVYRRNVSQ, encoded by the coding sequence ATGTTTAATTTAATTAACAGAAAAAGACAGAAGTTATTAATATTAACTATAACAACTTTAATCATCTTTATTATCATTGAATATTTGGGACAAAATTTAAGCAATCAACAAGTATTAGCTAATAAGAAATTTTCTCCTGAAATTCAAGAAGTTATCCATCAATATAAGCCTACTCAACCTCGTAGAGGTGACGTTAGATTATTAGTTATTAGTGACTTAAACAGTGCCTATGGTTCAACAGAATATGAAAAGGAGGTACACTTAGCCTTGAAAATGATCCCTTTTTGGCAACCAGATCTAATACTATGCAGTGGTGATATGATTGCAGGGCAAAAATCTACTTTAACACCTCAACAAATTCGCAGTATGTGGAAGGCTTTTGACAGTCAAATCGCACAACCAATAAGAAAATTAAATATTCCTTTTGGTTTTACTATCGGTAACCATGACGCTTCAGGTGCCATTAATAATTATAAATTTACTTTTCAACAAGAAAGAGATTTAGCCATGGAATATTGGCAAAATTCTACTCACAACACAAAAGTTAAGTTACTTGATAATAGTCTTTTTCCCTTTTATTATACCTTTGAACAACAGGGAATTTTCTTTTTAGCTTGGGATGGTTCAACCAGTAATATTCCCAATGATAAATTGAGATGGATTGAAAAAAACCTATCCTCAAAAAAAGCTCAAGACGCTAAAATGAGAGTAATCATAGGACATTTACCATTATATGCCGTTGCTGAAGGTAGAAATAGAGTTGGAGAAGTATTAAGTAATGCTGAAAATTTAAGAGCTTTACTGGAAAAATATAATGTACATACTTATATTAGCGGACATCAACACGCCTACTATCCTGCTTATAAAGGCAATTTACAATTATTGCACACTGGAGCTTTAGGTTCAGGACCTCGAAAATTATTAAATACCGCGATCGCACCACGCAAAACCATAACGATTATCGATATTAATTTTGATGACAAAAATTTAACTACTTATAGCACTTATAATATGGAAAATTTTCAGCTTATTAAATATGAAGAATTACCAAAATTTATAGAAGGTCATAATGGTATAGTTTATCGCAGAAATGTAAGTCAATAA
- a CDS encoding ATP-binding protein, which yields MNSNKIQPLGSVIQGSLSGGLEVRLHPDISVEDMRVGKFLVVEGTRSKFFCLLTDVSLGTSNPRIFTHPPDHNDSFWLDILAGSDTYGTIEIAPMLMLSLTNKEEYIGNFDNIPKLKDIDTELKLLPVKTIPSHFSQVYESTEQDFRSVFGWENDPHKCNFYIGQPLDMDVPVCLDLGRFVERSNGIFGKSGTGKSFLTRLLISGVIRREAAVNLMFDMHSEYGWAAVSEGKQFSMVKGLKQLFPNRVEIYTLDGESTHRRGVTSAHELYLSYDQIEIEDLRLIARELNLSEASLDNANVLASEYGKDWIYNLLNMTNEEIQIFCNEKQGHQGSIMALQRKLKRLESLKYMRSACPHNYIKEILNLLDGGKHVVIEFGSQGNMLSYMLVTNMITRRIHTAYVKKAEKFLQTQKITDRPRQLVITIEEAHRFLDSKIVHQTIFGTIAREMRKYFVTLLIVDQRPSGIDNEVMSQVGTRITCLLNDEKDIDAIFTGVSGASGLRSVLAKLDSKQQALVLGHAVPMPVVVRTRPYDQEFYSQIGDNNWQQKSDQEVFDAAKVARSDLF from the coding sequence ATGAACTCTAATAAAATACAACCATTAGGATCAGTTATTCAAGGCTCATTAAGTGGTGGTTTAGAAGTACGATTACATCCTGACATATCTGTAGAAGATATGAGAGTAGGAAAATTTTTGGTGGTAGAAGGCACTCGCTCGAAGTTTTTTTGTCTTCTCACAGATGTCTCTTTAGGCACTTCTAACCCTCGTATTTTCACTCATCCTCCTGATCATAATGATAGTTTTTGGTTAGATATATTAGCAGGAAGTGATACTTATGGAACGATCGAAATTGCTCCCATGTTAATGTTATCCTTGACAAATAAAGAAGAATATATTGGCAATTTTGACAATATTCCCAAGTTAAAAGATATTGACACAGAATTAAAACTTCTGCCAGTAAAAACAATTCCTAGTCATTTTAGTCAAGTTTATGAGTCCACAGAGCAAGATTTTCGCTCGGTTTTTGGTTGGGAAAATGATCCCCATAAATGTAATTTTTACATCGGACAACCTTTGGATATGGATGTCCCTGTATGTCTTGATTTAGGGCGTTTTGTAGAACGTAGTAATGGTATTTTCGGTAAATCTGGCACGGGAAAATCATTTTTAACACGGTTATTAATTTCCGGAGTTATTCGCAGAGAAGCCGCAGTTAATCTTATGTTTGATATGCACTCAGAATACGGTTGGGCGGCGGTAAGTGAAGGGAAGCAATTTAGTATGGTAAAAGGGTTAAAGCAACTTTTTCCTAATCGGGTGGAAATTTATACTCTTGATGGAGAATCTACTCATCGTCGAGGAGTAACAAGTGCTCATGAACTATATTTGAGCTATGATCAAATTGAGATTGAGGATTTACGCTTAATAGCCAGAGAATTAAACTTATCGGAAGCTAGTTTGGATAATGCCAATGTTTTAGCTTCAGAATACGGCAAAGATTGGATTTATAATCTTTTAAACATGACAAATGAGGAAATTCAAATATTTTGTAACGAAAAACAAGGACATCAAGGCTCAATCATGGCACTACAAAGAAAATTGAAACGTCTTGAAAGTCTTAAGTATATGCGTTCAGCTTGTCCTCATAATTATATCAAGGAAATTCTCAATTTATTGGACGGTGGTAAACACGTTGTCATTGAATTTGGTTCGCAAGGTAATATGCTTTCTTATATGCTAGTAACTAATATGATTACTCGTCGTATCCATACTGCTTATGTGAAAAAAGCCGAGAAATTTTTACAAACTCAAAAAATAACCGATCGCCCTCGACAATTAGTTATTACTATAGAAGAAGCTCATCGTTTTCTCGATTCAAAAATTGTCCATCAAACTATTTTCGGCACCATTGCAAGGGAAATGCGTAAATATTTTGTAACTTTACTTATTGTCGATCAACGTCCTTCAGGTATCGATAACGAAGTAATGTCTCAAGTCGGTACAAGAATTACCTGCCTACTCAACGACGAAAAAGATATTGACGCTATTTTTACAGGAGTTTCTGGTGCTAGTGGGCTAAGATCGGTATTAGCCAAACTAGACTCTAAACAACAAGCTTTAGTTTTAGGTCATGCAGTACCTATGCCCGTAGTCGTACGTACTCGCCCTTATGATCAAGAATTTTATAGCCAAATTGGTGATAATAATTGGCAACAAAAAAGTGATCAAGAAGTTTTTGATGCCGCAAAAGTAGCAAGATCTGATTTATTTTAA